A window of Brevibacterium ihuae contains these coding sequences:
- a CDS encoding App1 family protein has product MATKKNQTPLNLSPEVLHTAARWEDRYHDWARGVVRRRDWKPTVIAYDSYGTETSLRVLARVVLTKTGQPAADTKASIRGWRSFGNVPLSNETAWVRVGDAEHMVTADRGGIVDAVIPGDFQPGPVEIEMWTGDSLVDRATVRIIGQEQSFGIISDIDDTVMVTALPRPMLAAWNTFVLDEHARSPVAGMSVLYDRLTYMRPNSPIIYLSTGAWNVAPTLKRFLGRNLYPDGPLLLTDWGPTATRVFRSGQEHKRSTLERLAREFPHMKWLLVGDDGQHDEEIYGEFVENHPENVAAVAIRQLTVGEAVWAGGRSQKGGRGTGVPWVYANDGAGLASKLTERGIISAI; this is encoded by the coding sequence GTGGCCACGAAGAAGAACCAGACCCCGCTGAACCTGTCCCCGGAAGTCCTCCACACCGCCGCTCGGTGGGAGGACCGCTATCACGACTGGGCGCGCGGCGTCGTCCGCCGGCGGGACTGGAAGCCGACCGTCATCGCCTACGACTCCTACGGCACCGAGACGAGCCTGCGCGTGCTCGCCCGCGTCGTCCTCACGAAGACCGGACAGCCGGCCGCCGACACCAAGGCGAGCATCCGCGGCTGGCGCTCGTTCGGCAACGTCCCGCTGTCGAACGAGACGGCCTGGGTGCGGGTCGGCGACGCCGAGCACATGGTCACCGCCGACCGCGGCGGCATCGTCGACGCGGTGATCCCCGGCGACTTCCAGCCGGGTCCGGTCGAGATCGAGATGTGGACCGGCGATTCGCTCGTCGACCGCGCGACCGTGCGGATCATCGGCCAGGAGCAGAGCTTCGGGATCATCTCCGACATCGACGACACCGTCATGGTCACCGCGCTCCCGCGTCCCATGCTCGCCGCGTGGAACACGTTCGTCCTCGACGAGCACGCCCGCTCGCCGGTGGCCGGGATGTCGGTCCTCTACGACCGTCTGACCTACATGCGCCCGAACTCGCCGATCATCTACCTGTCGACCGGCGCCTGGAACGTCGCCCCGACGCTCAAGCGGTTCCTCGGCCGGAACCTCTACCCGGACGGGCCGCTGCTCCTCACCGACTGGGGCCCCACCGCCACTCGGGTGTTCCGCTCCGGCCAGGAGCACAAGCGCTCGACCCTCGAGCGGCTCGCCCGCGAGTTCCCCCACATGAAGTGGCTGCTCGTCGGCGACGACGGCCAGCACGACGAGGAGATCTACGGCGAGTTCGTCGAGAACCATCCGGAGAACGTCGCCGCCGTCGCGATCCGCCAGCTCACCGTCGGCGAGGCCGTGTGGGCGGGCGGTCGCTCGCAGAAGGGCGGCCGCGGCACCGGGGTGCCATGGGTGTACGCGAACGACGGCGCGGGGCTCGCCTCGAAGCTCACCGAACGCGGGATCATCTCCGCGATCTGA